From a region of the Theobroma cacao cultivar B97-61/B2 chromosome 8, Criollo_cocoa_genome_V2, whole genome shotgun sequence genome:
- the LOC18592528 gene encoding alcohol dehydrogenase 1 gives MSSTASQVIRCKAAVAWEPGKPLVIQEVEVAPPQASEVRLKILFTSLCHTDVYFWEAKGQNPLFPRIYGHEAGGIVESVGEGVTELKPGDHVLPVFTGECMDCAHCKSEESNMCDLLRVNTDRGVMLNDEKTRFSINGKPIYHFVGTSTFSEYTVVHAGCVAKINPLASLDKVCVLSCGISTGLGATLNVAKPPKGSTVAVFGLGAVGLAAAEGARIAGASRIIGVDINSNRFEGAKKFGVTQFVNPKDYKKPVQEVIAEITDGGVDRSIECTGNVDAMISAFECVHDGWGVAVLVGVPHKDAVFKTHPINLLNERTLKGTFFGNYKPRSDLPSVVEKYMSKELELEKFITHSVPFSEINKAFEYMLKGEGLRCIIRME, from the exons ATGTCGAGCACTGCCTCTCAGGTGATACGCTGCAAAG CTGCTGTGGCATGGGAGCCCGGGAAACCACTGGTGATACAAGAAGTAGAGGTGGCACCACCGCAGGCAAGTGAAGTTCGTTTGAAAATTCTTTTTACCTCTTTGTGCCATACTGATGTCTACTTCTGGGAAGCCAAG GGTCAGAACCCATTATTTCCTAGGATTTATGGCCATGAAGCAGGCGG GATTGTGGAGAGTGTTGGTGAAGGTGTGACAGAACTCAAACCTGGTGACCATGTCCTGCCTGTGTTCACAGGGGAATGCATGGATTGTGCTCACTGCAAATCAGAAGAGAGCAACATGTGTGACTTGCTCAGGGTTAACACTGACAGGGGTGTAATGCTTAACGATGAGAAAACAAGATTTTCAATCAATGGGAAGCCTATTTACCATTTTGTTGGGACTTCCACTTTCAGTGAGTACACTGTGGTTCATGCTGGCTGTGTTGCCAAGATCAACCCCTTGGCTTCTCTTGACAAAGTTTGTGTTCTCAGCTGTGGAATATCCACAG GACTGGGTGCTACTCTTAATGTTGCAAAACCTCCCAAGGGCTCAACGGTGGCTGTCTTTGGATTGGGAGCCGTGGGACTTGCA GCTGCTGAAGGGGCCAGGATTGCTGGTGCTTCAAGGATTATTGGTGTTGATATTAACTCAAATAGATTTGAAGGAG cAAAGAAATTTGGCGTGACACAGTTTGTGAACCCAAAAGACTACAAGAAGCCAGTTCAGGAG GTGATTGCTGAGATAACCGATGGTGGAGTGGACAGAAGCATTGAATGTACTGGAAATGTGGATGCTATGATCTCTGCATTTGAATGTGTCCATGAT GGCTGGGGTGTTGCTGTTCTTGTGGGGGTGCCACACAAAGATGCTGTGTTCAAGACTCACCCCATAAATTTGTTGAATGAGAGGACTCTCAAAGGTACCTTCTTCGGGAACTACAAACCCCGTTCCGATCTTCCGTCAGTGGTGGAAAAGTACATGAGCAAG GAACTTGAACTAGAGAAATTCATAACACACTCAGTCCCATTCTCTGAGATCAACAAGGCTTTTGAATACATGCTTAAAGGCGAAGGCCTTCGATGCATCATCCGTATGGAGTAG